GTCTTCTATCTTACTAGAATAATTCGCAGCATACTCTTTACCATAATTACTTTCAATAAAGTCGTAGGCTGTCATATCTCTTTTGTCCAGATTGACTTGACGAGCTTCAAGCGTCTTATTGGAGAGAGAGTCATCAAATAGTTTGGCTTTGGGTATAATATGTTCAATCTCAAATTCTTTTGTAAACAGTTTCTCCTTGGCTATATAAGTATCCGAATACAATGTCTTATAACCATTTTTCTCCAGTTCCAGGTATAACTTATATCGAATAATGTCGTTGCGACTAACGTGTGTAAGGAAGAACGGAGCTTCCTTTAGTATCTTGATGTACTCTTCGTGTAACTTTGTTGTTGCGTTGATTGACTTTGTCATCTCTTCTCGTTCGCGGGCTGACTTTTTGAGTTCACGAGCAAGTTCGACGCGAATTTCATCCGGCTTCCCATATGTAGCAGAAACACTATTGACCACGTTAATCATTTGGTTTAGGATTTTCTCGACGACAGGATTACGCAAACTATTACGTGGCAGAAGGTCTAATTTGTCCTTTAAGACCTTATTGTCTATTTCTTCTTTTGTGAGCGATCTTGCAGAATGACGGTAACCTGCATATTCACAAGCAACACTGTAGTCATTACCATCCCTCATATAGGGAAGAATCTTACGTATAGCTTTAGCACTTAAATTGGCATAGTCAGTCTTAAACACAACATTAGATAAAACCGTAGCACATTCCTTATCTAAACCAAACTGATCAGACAACGTCTTTATCAACTGCTCATTTCCCATAACAGAATCATCTCCCTCAAACGAATAAAGTAGATGCCACAAACGGTATAATGCCTGTTGCTCAATAGCATGCCCGCCTATAGACGAATCAAATGTGAGGATATCAGTATTAAATCCAAGAGCAGAGAAGATTTCCTTAACCATATTGACAACATCGCTCGAGGGCATCTTCGCAAAGTCATATGTGCCGTGTCCCGTCAACTCTATAATAGTTTGATAGGCCTTAAAGAGTTCTGACAGGGTCGTGTTTCCATCCAATGATTTAAAGTTCATATCATACTCATTTGGCTTATCAAATAGTATTCTTAGAACATCTGTTTTTGATAACTTTTCCTTGTAATTTAGCTCTTCAAATAGCCTTTCCTTTTCTTCTTGATATAATGGACGCTTGCCATTTGTGTATGATACCTCTGTGTTAAATAAGTCATGTTGCGCCACAGGCACAACCTTTCCTGATACGATAACATCATTAAGTCTTTGCCAGATCTTAAACTCCTGAAAGAGAGGTGAGGACTTCGGGCATCCCCTTAGTCCAATAGTCTTTTTCTTGGATTTTCCTTTGATGTTAATTGTAATTTGTTTGCTTTCAAATTCACAGAACGAAATAAGTCCCTTTTGTGATTTTAGCGGTCTTTGATAGAAGATGACAACATCTCTGATTTCTTTCCTTAATTCGTCTGTCAACTCTTTGTGATACTGAGCCTGTGTCTCCCAAATCGTTTCAAATTCATTGAGATAGTCTTGCCTATAGAATACCTTGTTTTTCAGACTGAAATTTGAATTCTTTTGTAATTCTGACATCAGGTATTGACCGACAGTCTGCTTGTTGAAGTAAAGGATTTTACTACGGTCGCTAATACCTCCAAGATATCCACTGGCACTGTTGATTTGTCCGTTGATTTCCTGTAGTACAATAGCAAGCTCCTCCAAGTTCATTCTCTGTGAGAGAGCGGATACACGCCACTGGTATGTTTCTATCTTCTGTTCAAACCCTTTGGTCTGCCGCTTGACACCTACAATCATGAATGGCTTTGCACAAATTGCCCATGTCTGGCTTTTGTTCTTTCCATTTAATTCATCTTTCAGCTGATCTGTCAGAATCTCTGGGTAGAATTGTTGCTGTTTATTCCATACCTTATTGAACTCGTCAACAAGGTCTGAGCGATAATACTCAGGAAGATACTTCTTTCCGTTCTGGAGTAGGTGCAAAGATAGCTGTCCGGGTGTTATGTCCTCGTTGTGAAGCTTCATGGCAATCTCCATTCCGTCAATAAGTTGCCCTTCTTCTGTTGATTTGGCTTTGCGGCTGCTTTTAAAGCCGCGTTTCTTGTTTATCTGCAGTAAGATGCGACTAAACTCAGACAAGCTAACTTCTTCAGTTGCAGCCTTTGCCCTTAGCCGATAGGTCTCAAAAGTTGTGCCGTTGCCATGTTCTGACAGAATGGTCTCATCGTTGATAAAACCATGTTGCTTCAAAATGGATATCAAATGGTCACGACGTAACTTGTATCTCTGCAGGTTTCTGCGCATGCTACGCTTTAAGGTCCTATTGGCATTTGTAGTAATGCTCTTACCCTTTTCGAAGTTCATGCTCTCATCTATGGTCAGGGGATTAACTCTGACGCCTAATCGTATGATGGATGACTTTTCTTTGTCATTCTTCTCTTTTTCCTTAACCACTGCCCATCCTATACTATTTGTACCCAAATCGAGGCCAAGAATCTTTTTCATATTTATAGTTTTTTGGTTATTCTGCCACAAAAATACGATTTTATTTCGAATTATTTGGAAGAACAGAAGAAAAACCATATCTTTGCATCACTAATTTTTAGCAAATCACAATAAGGATTATTCCGTTGTGAAAACATTAGGTCCCGGTCCATCGTCCTCAACGGTGGACTTTTTTTTCTTTATCGACTGCCATTTGTTTTAATGCTAATTGAGCAACAGTTCTCATATTTATAACATTGCCTACACAGTACCTTTTGGGCATTGTAAGATTTAATAAGAGATTTAAAAAAATTCGGGGACGAAGCATACGAAAGTGCTTCGTCCCCGAATGATGATTAACTATGATACAAATAGTTACCAAGCTTCTTCCCAAACATTGCCACTTTTAGGCTCTTCGTCCTCGGGAAGAATCAGGTCGTCGTCAAGGCCAGAGGTCGTCAAGTTCGTAACAGACTCGGCCAGAATCTGTTGCTCAATGTCAGCCTCTATGACCTCCATCACGGGCTTCTGATATTCTTGCTTAGGCAAGCGATTAAAATCGATTACTTTCTTTGTCATATCTGAGTTCTCCTTTCTTTACTTCTTGCTCTGGCAAACGTCTCCTTGCGTCGCCGAGCGGATGATTACCTTTTTACCATTCTGAATATAGACACCCTTCTGTGTGGCCTTGCTGATGCGGCGGCCGTCCAGTGTGTAGGTGGCATTGTCGGTGCTGGCTGCTCTGTCAGTGCCAATGGCAATGATGCCCGTGGTCTCGCCGTCGCCAAAGTCTATGCTGAAGGCGCGGGCAAGACTGGCTGTCTCGCCCTTCAGCTGGAAGTAGGCGCGGAAGCCCTTGATATTGGCGGGCAGTGCCGAGGGGTTCAGCAGCGTGTTGCCTGCTGCCAGGAAGAGCACGGCCTTCGTGTTGCCGTCGGGAATGGTCGTTGCGCCCAACGTGGGGATGAAATCGACATCGGTCGAGGTGAAGGGCTGTGCATCCTTGCTCACGATGGCTCCCGTGAAGGGTGCTGTGGAGAGGTCAGTGTTGGCAGCGACCTTCACCAGATAGGGCTTGCCGGCCTCGATGCTGGCAGCATTGGCGAAGTTTAGGGTCAGCGTTCCGTCTGCGAACGTTGCGCTGGTGAGTTCCTTCACGGTCCAGCCCTCGGGGATGGCGGTGCTGAACGGAGCAGCAAACGTATTCCACGAACCTGCCTGCAGTGTGCGCGTCAGGGTGATTTCATATACCTGGCCGTCGTTCTCCGTGAGCCATGCCTGGTTGTCTGTGGCTGTCTCTGCCAATATCTTCGTGTTCTTCGTCCACGTAGCACTGATGGTAACATCGGCATCAGGCATCGTAAGCGTCGTACCGCTCAGTGTTCCGGCCGACGCGGTGTACTGGTCGAAGGAATAGCCCGTAGCAGCGTCGCCGTGGCTCAGTGTGAGGCTCACGTTGTCGGCGCTGCCGGCATAGTACACATCATTATACTTGAGGCCCGTGGCGTAGGCAGTGATAGCACTGACGTCGTACTCTGTGCCGTCACCACTGATGACGAGGCTGGTCACGTCGGTGCCGGCGGTGATGCAGCGCATCTGCTTGGCTTCCTTGATCAGTCTTGATGCTGCGGCCACATCGTTGTAATAGCAGTTTGTGAGGGTTCCAAGTACCTTGCCGCCGACAAACATTTTGTGTCCGCTGTAATTCTGGATGCTGATGGCAGAGGGTGCAAACACGCAGTTGTTCAACGTGGCGGAAGAGCCCGCTTGGGTATAGCCGACCATTCCGCCACCCTCGTAGCCTTTGGCATTGCTGTAGGTGATGCTGCCGGTGAAGAGGCAACCATTGAGGGTGAGTGATTTGTTCTCGTTGACTCTACCTACGAAGGCGCCACCATCAATGTCACTGCCATTGCTTGAACTGATGGCAACCTCACTCCAGCAGTTGGTGATGGTGCTGTTCTCGCAGAAGCTTGCAATGCTTGCAGGACGCAGGCCTGTGGTGCTGATACTACCTGTAATATGCAGGTTCTTGATGGTTGCACCTTGAATACAACCAAACGGGGCTGTGCACTGACCGGAACCGTTTAAGGTCACGTCGAGGGTCTTTCCGTTGCCATCATAGATTCCGCCGAAAGGTTTGTAACTGTTATTTGTGGTACTTGGACCCAAAGTTGTGGTCACGCTGATGTCTTTGGTCTGACTGAAGTACACCCCGCTGTACGTATTGCCATTGTCGACATTTGCTGACAGCGTGTTCCAGTCGGCTGTTGACGTGATCAGATATGGGTCGGCCTCTGTGCCGGCACACTCGCGGTATGTAGCACCAATGGTCACATCGGCATCGGGCATAGTCAGTGTCGGACCGTTGGAGGTAGTATTGGCGAGGGTGCCGCCCGATGCAGTATAGGAGGTGAATACGCAGCCTGTCTTGCTAAAATTCAGGTCAAGCGTCACCGACTCACTATTGCCGGCACAGAATGTGTCGCCATACTTGAGGCCTTTGCCGTAGACGGCGATGCCGCTGACGTCGTAGGTGGTCGTGGCAGCACCGAGGCCGTTGATGATCACGCCGTCGCCGGCAATGATGTTACGAGCCTGCTTACCCTGAACGGTCAGGCTTGATGCTGCGGCCACTTCGTTGTAATAGCAGTTTGTGAGGGTTCCGCTTGCATTGCCGATAAACATGTTGTGACTCTGATATTTTGTGATGGTAATGGCAGAAGGTGCAAACACGCAGCCGTTCAGCTTTACAGTACCTTTTGCCCAGCCGACCATGCCGCCACCCTCGTAGCCATTGGCATTGCTGTAGGTGATGCTGCCGGTGAACAGGCAACCGTTTAGGGTGACTGTAGAGCCAGACTCCGTACGGGCGACGAATGCACCGCAGTCTATGTCTTTGGCACGACTTGACGACAGCGCCACCTCGCTCCAGCAGTTCGTGATGGTGCTGCTCTTGGCGAAACCGGCGATGCTGGCAATGCGCATGCCTGCCGTGGTCTCAGTGCCGGTGATGTGCAGGTTTTTGACGGTTGCATTTTCGATATATCCGAACGGGGCCGACGTGGCATCAGAAGTTGTCACGCTGATGTTGAGGTTCATAGTGTGACCCTGCCCGTCGAAGGTGCCGCAGAAGGGATTCTTCAAGTCATTGCTCGTCCTTGTGGTGATGCCGCTGATGTCGGCAGTCAGCTTCACCGTCTGGCCGCTGTAGGTGCTGCCGTTGTTGATATCGGAACAGAACTTCTCCCAATCGGCTTTCGAGGCAATAATGAAATCGCCCGTTGCATCAGTGGACAGACTGTACTCCTTCACCAAGCGTACTGAGAAACCGAAGGCTCGACTGTTAGTATCACTTAGATCCAGGCCTCCGGCAAAGAACATGCGTTTCGCGTCGGTCGTAGTAGCCGGCGTACTGGACCAATAGAAACCACGGTCGTTTATATTATCGATTGTCGTTCCGTTACGCCAGCCTGCCGCAGGCAGAAATACACAACCGGCGGCCTCAAACGAAGCCCAGTTGCTGCCGGAATATACCGCTCCTGTGTAGTTGTCGGGATAAATAACCATACCCTTCTTTCCATTCACACTCTGATTTAGTGTGTAACTCTTGCCAGCACCTTTGCCGCCATTAACCGTGCGGGTAGTGAGGAGATACGTCCACTCGGCCATGGACAGTGTGCGCCAGCCTAAGCCGATGAGTGCGCCCCAGTCAGACTTCAACGACTCAGAAGCAACTTTGCCGTAGCCGTTGGTGTTATTGGTGGCACTTGAAGAGGTAATGCCATACTTGTTTACCGCAGTCCAGGTGCTGGAGGCTCCCACCCAGCCAAAGAGGTCAACGGTGGCATTCTCGCTGATGTAAGGAGAAGATGCTGTCACCTTGGTGTTGCCTGCGGCGTTGCCGATGTAGTCCCACTGATGCTCGGCAAAGGCCCAACTCCAGTTACTGCCGTTGTAAGTTGCCTGCAGGTTGCCCTGTGCGAAGCTGACCTTCTTAGTGGCGCTGACGCTGAACACACCGTCCAGCAAGTTTTTCTGCGCCCATGTTCCCTGCGTCACTGCCGTAAGAAGCAGGGCGAGAAGCGAAAGAAGTTTTGTTTTTCTCATTGTTTTGTTTTTAAATGATTAAACTTATTTGTTAATGATAAATGTTTGTTTCCTAATGCCTGTCGCCGAATCACAAGGGACAGTCCCCTATCAAAGCTGATGTTTATAAACTGTCGATTGGGATGAGCTGGTACTCCTTCTCCACGTCCACGTCGTCGAGGGCATTCCCACATGCAGGCGCGGAAAAAGGGCGCCTGTAGCCGATTTTAAGGGGGGGGGGGGGGGTAACTATGCCGCTCACCACCAAGCAGTTACGGCCGCTCAGAGTCAGTGTCCGGGCGGTGTCGGGAGTGTGGGGTATGTGGAGGTAGCGGGGCATGAGTGATTTGTTATTCGATTTGTGGGGTTAGATTGTTTGTTTTGAGAGGTAAAGAGAGGGGACTGGGGGCGTGAGAGGTCAGAATAGGTCTGAGTGGGTGCCGGTCTGCAGGAAGAGAAGCGTCAGCTGCGTGTCGCTCTGTTCCCATGTGATACCGTATATGCCATCGCTATAAGCCCATTTCCTTATAAAAGTCCTTTAGCGAGTCGTAATGTGTCACTCTTCCGTGCTTCACGTCGTCCATCGCCTCGCGGTAGCCCGCGGTCTTGGTGACGTCGTACTCCTTGGGCTTGGCATCCTTCTGTACCTTGACAGAGGTGACGCCCATAAGCATCTTGCAGGCCTGCTTCACCTTCGAAACGAGGCTCTCGTCGGGGACTTGTAATACTAACGTTGCCATAATCTATATTGTCTTTTGAATTGTCTTTTATTGTCTGTCTGTAGTTTCGCAGCCTTTCGGCTGACAAAACTGCGGTTGAGCGAGAGCAATGATGCTTGCATCAATTGCCGAGCGTGAGCAGTTTCGCGGCTTTCACGCCGCAAAGGTACAAAAAAATTATACAAAAAACCGCATTTGGGGAGGATATTAACACGATTTCTGTGCAGAATACTATTCAATTTGTCAAGATAAGTTGTATCGCCCACGTTTAGTTTCTTCGGCATTTACCACTGCCCCACCCTATACTGTGTGTGCCAAAACCCATGCCAGGAATCTTGATTTTGGGTGTTATCGCTTTAGAGAGTTCTGAGAGTTCTGAGGATTCTGAATATTCTGAGGATCCTGAGGATTCTGAGGATTCTGAATATTCTGAGGATCCTGAGGATTCTGATTTTTCAGATTATTCCGATAGTTTAGCCGACTTTGGAACATTCTTTCTTTGATACCTCCTTCGGTGACAAAGCGATTTTGCATGGTGATAAGGAGCTTGTGGAGCATGAAAGAGGCCTGATGGATGAGGGTGATACACAGATTGGCAATCTCTTCGTCGTTCATGCGACGGATGGTCTGGCCATAATCCTTGATAATCTGTTGGCTTCTGGCATATTGCCTCATCTTGTCGTATCGGGGATGGAGATTACTCCATTGCTGCATGTCGCGAACTCTAAGGTAGTCTTCATAGTCGTCGAGCAGTTCTTCCAAACTGGCTTTCGCCACGTTGGTTAGCTTAATCTCTGTTTCACTGGACGTAGCTGCCGCCTGGTTTCCTTCTGCGATATTTTGCTTGCCACTGCGTGCTGCTTGTACCATTTGGTCAACAGTCCGATCGCCTTTTTGCAGATAGTGTTGTGTGAAGTAATAGGTGATATCGTAGATAATCTCGGTCACTTTATAGACTCTTAAATGACGATAGTGCCCATGTTGGGGAAGAAAGGTCAAGGGGGAAGAGGACTGAGAGGACTGATTGCTCTGAGTATTCGGAGTGTTCGGAGTATTCTGAATATTCTGATTATTCGGAGTATTCGGAGAATTCTGAGAATTCTGAGAATTCTGAAAATTTTGAGTGTTAGGGTTCATTTTGTGGCTTATAGTTTTTCTGCTACAAAAGTACAATATTATTTCGAGATATTGGAAGAACAGAAGAAAAACCATATCTTTGCATCACTAATTTTTAGCAAATCACAATAAGGATTATTCCGTTGTGAAAACATTCAAGGAGGGGTAGGCAACTACCTCGCCTTTTTTATTAATCCTGGGTACATTATTTTTTCAGTAACCATGGAATGGATTTCAAAAAGCAGTCCACATGGTTAGCTGCTGACTGTCATTCAATTCTTTTTTAATGCAAATTGAGCAACAGTTCTTATCATTTTGGATGATAAGTGGAGGAGCACTGAAACAAATTATAGCTATAATTGCGAAAATTATAGCTAAAATTCAAATAATTATAGCTATAATTTATTTTATTTGTTCATTTATCTCATTGCAATACAATTGAGGTTATTTCCCAATAGAATGAATTTTGGCCATTATTTTCCGAATTTTGGCCAAAATTAAAAAAATAATGGCCAAAATTTAAAATGAATGCCATTATAATGTTCTTTAATTGAAAAAGAATCGCTACCTTTGCACTCGAATAATGTATAACTAAACAACAACAATTATGGACGATTACCCGGCGGATACATGTAAACGTTAGCCAGGGGGACCGGTGGCAAGGCTGCTAATCCCCTTGCCAATATTCAATTAAGAGAGTATATAGTTAACAGTTAATAGTGGAACATACTATTCACTTTTTGCTATTCACTAGTCACTATTCATCATTAAAGGATTAGCAACAATGAAGACTTATTGGAACACCCAGAATGGGCTGAACCAGCTGAGCGAGTGGCAGGAGAACTGCTGGATTCAACTGACATGCCCAACAGAAGACGAGCAACACGAACTGGAAAAGCAGTTTGGCATTCCCGATTATTTCATTTCAGATATTAGCGATACCGACGAACGGGCCCGTTATGAATACGACGATGGCTGGATGCTCATTATTCTGCGCATTCCCTATGTCAAGGAAATAAGAAGCCGCACGCCATACACCACCGTGCCATTGGGTATCATTCACAAGCGGAACGTTACCATCACGGTGTGCTACTACGAAACAAATATGATGATTGATTTCGTGAGCTATCAGCAGAAACGTGCAGTGGGCTTTACCGACCATGTGGATATGATTTTCCGCCTGTTCTACTCGTCGGCAGTGTGGTATCTGAAGCGACTCAAGCAGATCAAT
The sequence above is a segment of the Prevotella sp. E9-3 genome. Coding sequences within it:
- a CDS encoding U32 family peptidase, translated to MATLVLQVPDESLVSKVKQACKMLMGVTSVKVQKDAKPKEYDVTKTAGYREAMDDVKHGRVTHYDSLKDFYKEMGL
- the cas9 gene encoding type II CRISPR RNA-guided endonuclease Cas9 (Cas9, originally named Csn1, is the large, multifunctional signature protein of type II CRISPR/Cas systems. It is well known even to general audiences because its RNA-guided endonuclease activity has made it a popular tool for custom editing of eukaryotic genomes.), with the protein product MKKILGLDLGTNSIGWAVVKEKEKNDKEKSSIIRLGVRVNPLTIDESMNFEKGKSITTNANRTLKRSMRRNLQRYKLRRDHLISILKQHGFINDETILSEHGNGTTFETYRLRAKAATEEVSLSEFSRILLQINKKRGFKSSRKAKSTEEGQLIDGMEIAMKLHNEDITPGQLSLHLLQNGKKYLPEYYRSDLVDEFNKVWNKQQQFYPEILTDQLKDELNGKNKSQTWAICAKPFMIVGVKRQTKGFEQKIETYQWRVSALSQRMNLEELAIVLQEINGQINSASGYLGGISDRSKILYFNKQTVGQYLMSELQKNSNFSLKNKVFYRQDYLNEFETIWETQAQYHKELTDELRKEIRDVVIFYQRPLKSQKGLISFCEFESKQITINIKGKSKKKTIGLRGCPKSSPLFQEFKIWQRLNDVIVSGKVVPVAQHDLFNTEVSYTNGKRPLYQEEKERLFEELNYKEKLSKTDVLRILFDKPNEYDMNFKSLDGNTTLSELFKAYQTIIELTGHGTYDFAKMPSSDVVNMVKEIFSALGFNTDILTFDSSIGGHAIEQQALYRLWHLLYSFEGDDSVMGNEQLIKTLSDQFGLDKECATVLSNVVFKTDYANLSAKAIRKILPYMRDGNDYSVACEYAGYRHSARSLTKEEIDNKVLKDKLDLLPRNSLRNPVVEKILNQMINVVNSVSATYGKPDEIRVELARELKKSAREREEMTKSINATTKLHEEYIKILKEAPFFLTHVSRNDIIRYKLYLELEKNGYKTLYSDTYIAKEKLFTKEFEIEHIIPKAKLFDDSLSNKTLEARQVNLDKRDMTAYDFIESNYGKEYAANYSSKIEDLFNNGAISKTKREKLLMKEADIPSGFINRDLRDSQYIAKKAREILEEYVAVVVPTTGSVTDRLREDWQLVNIMQELNWDKYNKLGMTETKIGRDGQRITRIKDWTKRNDHRHHAMDALTIAFTKHSYIQYLNNLNARVQKGVEDYIDLDKINLATLDKEQRSEVMYAIEKKELQRDRHGRLRFIAPMPIDEFRTEARWHLEHILVSNKAKNKVTTRNTNITKNKNGAKSATQLTPRGQLHLETVYGKSQLPVFREEKINASFDMSKILSVCKKAYREALIKRLHQFGDDPKKAFTGKNSLEKNPVWTNSEHPEKVPEIVKTIAYEEIFTIRKEITPDLKIEKVIDSRIKEILLERLAQYKGDSKKAFSDLDKNPIWLNKEKGISIKRVTITGISNAIALHDKRDKDGNLILDKDGKKLPTDYVSTGNNHHVAIYRKPKVDRNDKQMFGEDGEPLYELDEKVVSFFEATSRAGFRYPIIDKEYKKEDGWQFLFTMKQNEYFVFPRYDDNGKMIFNPLDYDEDWYRNPENYAVISPNLFRVQSMSKVMYGNSAVRDYIFRHHLETTVSSKLRGVTYQQFKTLAFTEHIVKVRIDHIGQIVSIGEY
- a CDS encoding four helix bundle suffix domain-containing protein, with product MTEIIYDITYYFTQHYLQKGDRTVDQMVQAARSGKQNIAEGNQAAATSSETEIKLTNVAKASLEELLDDYEDYLRVRDMQQWSNLHPRYDKMRQYARSQQIIKDYGQTIRRMNDEEIANLCITLIHQASFMLHKLLITMQNRFVTEGGIKERMFQSRLNYRNNLKNQNPQDPQNIQNPQNPQDPQNIQNPQNSQNSLKR